GGAATTCTGATTTTACATTCTCATTTTATCGCGACAAATGGAAAACCCGTGATGCATCATGGAAGCCGGCAGCCTATTCACAATATAACGCACCGATTCGTTATTATTTCGGTTATGTCTCTGACGGTTTGATCCAAGAAGGTGAAACTGTTGACTGGATGACTGGATCTGTCCCCGGACAGGTAAAGATTAAAGACCTCGATGGTTATGTCTATAACGAAGACGGAACAATGAAAGTGGATAAACACGGTATCCCGGTCAAGAGCGGTAAACCCGATGGAAAGATAGATGAAGCCGATATGGTTATTTACGGAAGTAAGGACCCTGGATATCTGATGGGATTGAACAACACTTTACGCTATAAAAACTTCGATTTCAATATTTATTTCTACGGACAGTTCGCCCTGTGGAATATCGGCTCTTATAAAGATTTGTGGTTGACCGGAGCTGATGGCATGACCGGTATCGTAAATATGTATCGTGGATATAATATGCCGGTTTCAGCAAAGGATGTTTGGGCTCATGATAATACGACGGCAACCCGCCCGGGATATTTCCAGGATAAGAGCCCTGTTTCTGCAGGTAGCACAAGTACCGGTAAGATAGGTGACTATTATTTGGAAAAGAGTTGGTTCATTCGCTGTCGTAACATTACGTTAGGATATACAATTCCGATGAAACAGTCAAAGAAAGTTTTGTCAAATATACGTGTGTATGCAGATATCAACAATCCGTTTACAATCACTCCATATAACGGACTCGACCTGGAAACAGACAACTCTGTATGGGCTTATCCGAACGTTAGAAGTTTCAGCCTGGGATTGGATATAACATTTTAATTAAAGTCTAAATTGAGAATAATATGAAAAAGTTACTATATATATTATCGGTATCGCTGGCAACGACTGCATTTTTGCCTTCTTGTACGAATCTAGAGTCAGAAATGTATGATGTAATCAACCCTAATATTTTTCCCGTCAATGAAAATGATGCCAACGCTTTGGTTACAGCTGCTGCTTATGCCCCTTTCCGCTCTAATTGGTATGACGGTCTTTTCACAGCTGCAAATGGAGGTGTCCATGTAATCGCAGAAATGACGACAGATATCGGTTATTGCCAATGGAATGATGTATGTTGGCCCGATTTGCTGGATGTAAACTTTACACCTTCATCGGATTGCCCGACGAAGATATATAAGAATTACATCAACTACATCGGAAAAATGACTTTAGCATTAGATCGTATTTCCGGCATTGAAATGAAGGAAGAGACAAAAAAGCGGCTGGAAGCAGAAGTACTCTGTGGTCGCGGTTGGTTAGGTTATATATTGTATGATTACTATGGTCCCGTACAAATCCCAACTTTAGAGCAACTGAACAATCCTTTGGCAGAACAGATCATTCCTCGTGTTTCACAGGAAGAAATGGTTACTTTCATCGAAAATGACCTAAAAGCAGCTGTCGAAGTATTACCGGCGACTTATAAATCATCAGACAGTAATTACGGACGTTTCACAAGAGGTTTGGCATATACGGTATTAATGAAATTGTATATGCATGAAAAAAACTGGGCTAAAGCAGAAGAATGCGGACGGGAACTGATGAAACCCGAATATGGATATGGCTTGGTAAATAACTACAAGGATATTTTTACACTGGAAAATGAAGGTAATGTAGAAACGATCTGGGCTGCCATTTGCAGTAGTAGTGTAAACCAGCAACTCTGGCAAGCCCATGTTCTCTCCAGTCAGTATCCGACAAAAAATGAAAGTATTCAAAAATGGGGTGGTTACCGTGTTTTATGGGATTTCTATGACACCTTCGATAAGAATGATAAACGATTGGAAGTTCTGGTCGGTGAATTTGTAGGAACAGACGGAAAGCTTTATAACAAAGAAAATCCGGGTACAGTATTACAAACAGGCGCTATGCCGGTTAAATACGGGGAAGATCCTGCAGCAACAGGTGAGGAGAGTCAGATTGACTGGATTGTATATCGTTATGCGGATGTCATTACTTTATTATCTGAAGCAATTGTCCGCAAAGGTAATGCTGTCACACAAGAGGCTGTCGACTTATTGAATATGGTTCGTTCACGTGCTGGCATTTCTACTTATACTCTTTCCGATATCAAAGGTGTCGACGATTTTCTGGAAAAAGTTCTGGAAGAACGTGGTCATGAACTTTGGTTTGAAGGGGCACGTCGCACAGATTTGATCCGTTACGGTAAATATATCGAATACGCCCGCAAATACAGAGGATCTGTGACAGCTCAGGATTATATGAACCTGATGCCGCTGCCTCAGTCCGTTATTAATGAAAGTAAGGGTACTGTGATTCAAAATCCGGGTTATTGATAGTAGTATTATCGATAACTAATTAATTTTGTAAGATCTTTGTGCAGTATTGTCAGAAATAATAATGCTGCATAAAGATCTTTTTATTTTACTATGATAAACATTGTTCACATGCGAAAAACACAACTGTTATTTATTTGTTTTTTTATTTTGTCGACTGTTCTATCAGCCCAGACGAATCTGAAAAAAGCGAATTGGGAATGGAATATTTCCCAGGATGGATTGTCCCGACAATTGATTTTTAAAGGAAAACAAAGTAACGACACAATACCATTTTTTTCAGGTAAAAAGAATGATGGTCCTTCTTTTTATGTCCGGATGGATGGAAAAGAATATAAAGCGGAATGGATACCTAACGGATATGCTTCTTTCCGGACTTCACTTTTTGGTGTAAAATGTGAATTAACCTATCGGGAATATAAGTCGGTTCCCACGATAGAAGTGAAGCTTCATAATTCCTCTGCCGTTCCTTTTCAACCTGAAAAAGCCGGACTAAAACTGGGTGTCGATACCTATATGGATAAATACCCGGATTGGTTCGGCAAATATTTTCCGACGCTAATGCGTTGTGAGAAAACGCATTTTTATGGTTATTTACAAACTCCCTCCGAACATACGCTCGGAATTGTCTCGGAACAACCGATAGCTTCCTGGAGTGTCGATTACAATCTTGGCTATATGGATCCGCCTCCCCATTGGTTTATGGGACACCGTATTGAATCCTTAAACCTGGATTTAATGAACGAACTTCCGCTACCAGACCGAAATCCCCAAAACTTATATGAACTGAAACAAGGTGAAACAAAAACATGGTTGATTTCATTCATAAATATCGGTACTTTGGATAACCTGGAGTCTGAAATCACACGTACATATGCTCTTCCTCTTCTGAAAATAGAACAAACCACCTATCAACCCGGTGATAAAGCCAGTTTCGAGGTCTACGCAACATCTCCTGAGATTCAAATCATCGACGATAAAGGTAAAATATTGCCGGTTTCAGTAAGACAATCAGGTAAAGGGAAATCTGAGGTTACTTCCATATTGCCGGAAACGGGATTATACACTGTTACTGTTACAGATGGCGAGAAACAATCCGAAGCCATTCTCTTTGCACGTCATTCCTGGCAATGGGTTATGGAACAGGCGCGTTTAGCCACTCTTAAATATCATCAGAAAGCCACAACGCATGCAGAAAGCTGGTATGGTTTCTATTCGGCATTTCTTGCAGCACGTTATTTTCCCGATCAAAAGTTGGATAAACAAGTCTCTCTACGTTTCAACTACCTGTTTGACCTATTACACGATTCTGTAAAAATGGAACCTAAACATTATGCATCCCGGATTCAGAATACATCCACGACAATCGGAATGCTGGTAGATAAATATGAGGCTCAAAAAGATATTAATGACCTGAATAAAGCAGCCTTACTGGCAGATTGGATGATCCGCTTTTCTCAACGCGAGGACGGAGCTTATTATAATCATGGGACTATCTATACCAGTGTTATTTATGTGGCAAAAAGTATCCTGGAACTGGCTTTGGCAGAAAAAGAGTTAGCTGAAAAGGACCCAGTGTGGAAAGATGCGTACAACCGTCATTATACTTCAGCCAAGCGGGCAATTGATCAGCTAGTCGCTTCCCAGGGAGATTTCCAGACAGAAGGAGAGTTGACTTTTGAAGATGGCATGATATCTTGTTCAGCCCTTCAAATAGGGATGCTTGCCGTTCTCGAAAAAGATGGCGGACTACATAAACACTATACGGATGCCATGCTGAAAATTCTGAACAGTCATGATTGCCTGACGCAACTACGGGTTCCGGATGCCCGGAGAAGACAGGGAACCATGCGTTATTGGGAAGCCCAGTACGATGTACAAATGTTACCGAATATGTTTAATTCCCCTCATGGCTGGAGCGCATGGCGTGCTTATGCAACTTACTATGCATATCTCCTAACCGGTGAAGAGAAATGGTTGATGCAGACATTTAATGCAATGGGAGCCTTTTCCAATTTGCTTGATTACAAAACCGGAGATTTACGCTGGGCTTTTGTTGTCGATCCACATCTTAAGGTAGAACAGGCTTGTAGCGCAGATACGCATTATACGGCAGATTCCCTGAGCTTCGGTAATCCGCATCCGCGTTTATATGAAACCCGTCAATTTGTGATAGGAGAACAGTACGTGAATATGATTAGCGATTGGCAAACGGTCAACACACAGGATAATGATGTGCATGAGTTATTTAAGTGCATAGGAGAGACAGTCCTTACCAACGCCTTTATCATAGAACGTCCGGACGGTTCTGTAAAAGGATACAATTGCGATGTAAAACGAAAAGGAAACGCTTTAGAGGTATCTTCCTTTGAAAAACAAATCGTACATTTACACTGCAATTTAAAACAAGCCTGTCAGGTAAAGTTTAAGCCATTTAAAGGGAAGAACCTGGAAAAAACGATACAGGCAGACTTCTGTGACTGGATTTTTTAATTTTCCTAAAATCTAACATATAATTTTCCATCTATGAAAGGTATATATATTTTTTGTTTGTTATTTCTTTCTTTCATTATGAAGGCAGTTTCCCCTATCGATGGACTACTGGAACGCATTGATAAAGGGGCTTCACGCAAATTCATCATTGAGCAGATAAAATCGCCTGTCGATTTTTTTGAACTCGATCAAAAAGACAATAAAATTGTTATACGAGGAAACAATTATGTCAGTATTGCAACCGGTATAAACTGGTATCTGAAATATTATGTAGGGATTCATCTCTCATGGAATGGCATGCAGGCTAAACTACCGGAAGTTTTACCGGCAGTCTCTAAAAAAGAACGCCATGAGACAGAAATGAAATATCGCTATGATTTCAACTACTGTACTTATTCGTACACCATGGCCTTTTGGGACTGGGAACGCTGGGAAAAAGAAATTGACTGGATGGCATTGCACGGCATTAATTTGCCACTGGCAATGGTAGGTACGGATGGTGTATGGTATAACGTGCTGAGTAAATTAGGATACAGTAAAGACGAGATTAACGAATTTGTTGCCGGTCCTGGCTTTCAAGCCTGGTGGCTGATGAATAACCTGGAAGGATGGGGAGGTCCTAATCCGGATAGTTGGTATAAACAACAAATAGCTCTTCAACAGCGTATTTTAAAACGAATGCGTGAATATGGTATTGAACCTGTACTTCCGGGTTACTCTGGTATGGTTCCTCATAATGCAAAGGAAAAACTAGGATTAAATGTATCTGATCCGGGCTTATGGTGTGATTATCGCCGACCGGCTTTTCTGTTGCCGACCGATCCCCGTTTTCACGAAATAGCATCACTCTATTATAAAGAGATGAACAAACTCTATGGTAAGTCTAATTTCTACAGCATGGACCCGTTTCATGAAGGGGGTAGTGTTGCCGGAGTAAATCTGGATGCTGCCGGGAAAGCAATCATGCAAGCCATGAAAAAGAATAATCCGAAAGCTGTTTGGGTAGCTCAGGCATGGCAAGCTAATCCTCGCTCTCAAATGATAGAAAACCTGAAAGCCGGTGATATGATCGTTTTGGACCTGTTTGCAGAAAGCCGTCCTCAATGGGGAGATCCTCAATCCACCTGGTATCGAAAAGACGGGTTCGGACAACACGACTGGATTTATTGTATGTTGTTGAATTATGGGGGTAACGTCGGACTACATGGAAAGATGAGCCACGTGATCGATGAATTTTATAAAGCCAAGGGAAGTCCTTTCGGAAAAACACTGAAAGGCGTGGGTATGACCATGGAAGGTAGCGAGAATAATCCTGTCATGTTCGAATTGCTTACAGAGCTTCCCTGGCGTGCTGAGAAATTTGATAAAGATCAATGGGTAAAGAATTATGTATTTGCCCGCTACGGAAAGACAAACAAGACAATAGAAGACGCTTGGATATTACTAAGTAATTCGATCTATAATTGCCCGCCCGAGAATGTGCAGCAAGGAACGCACGAATCTATTTTCTGCGCCCGTCCTTCTGAACATCCTTATCAGGTATCCAGCTGGTCTGAAATGAAAGATTATTATGATCCCGAAGATGTAATTCATGCTGCAGCTATGATGGTTTCTGTAGCTGACCTGTTTAAGGGGAATAATAACTTTGAATATGATCTGGTAGATATTGTTCGTCAAGCTATCGCTGAAAAAGGGCGAAGGATTGAAAAAGTAGTTGAAGCAGCCTATATCTCCGGAGACAAGTCTCTTTATAAAGTGTCCACAGATCGCTTTCTGACATTGCTCCTGTTACAAGACGAATTGTTAGGAACGCGTCCGGAGTTCAAGGTGGGTAACTGGATCCAACAAGCACGTTCTATCGGTCATACACCTGAAGAGAAAGACCTCTATGAGTGGAATGCGCGGGTACAGATCACAACATGGGGAAACCGGAATGCCGCAGACGACGGAGGTCTAAGAGATTATGCCCACAAAGAATGGAATGGTATCTTAAAAGATTTTTATTACATGCGCTGGAAATACTGGTTCGATTATCAATACCAAAAACTGGAAGGAAATAATCCCGAAGAGCCGGATTTCTACGTATTGGAGGAACCTTGGACTAAAGATACTAGTTTTTATCCTGCAAAGTCGGAAGGAGACTGTATTTCAACTGTAAAACGTATCTTTGCAAAAGTATTCGAATAAAAACTTTAAATAATAACACTATGCATTTAAGAAAGACACTTCTTCTAGCCTTCCTGGCTGTATGTTTTACATTGTCATGTTGGGCCGGAAGTAAATATGAATCGAAAATCACTTCTTTGGAAGGTGAAAAATGGTGGGGAGGTATGGTTGGCTTAGGCTCTCAAATGCCTTTTAAAGACAACGTCCGTCTATTTGATCTAGCCTCTGAAAACCTGAACAATCAGAATGTACCTCTTCTTTTATCTTCTGAAGGAAGATATATCTGGAGTGACAAACCATTTTCTTTCAAGGTAGAGAACGGTAACCTGCAAATATTTTCAGATTATGAAAATCTGGAACCCGTATTAGCCGGTAATACATTGAAAGATGCCTATTTGGCAGCATCAAGTAAATATTTTCCCGCTTCGGGAGAGTTACCCGACTCTCTATTTTTCTCTATGCCGCAATATAATACATGGATTGAACTGATGTATAATCAGAATCAAAAAGATATTTTAAAATATGCAGACAATATATTAAAGAATAAATTTCCGGTAGGAGTTTTCATGGTAGACGATAATTGGCAGAAACATTACGGTAATTTTGAATTCAAGCCAGAACGTTTCCCGGATCCGAAAGGAATGATCGACCAGTTGCACAAAGACGGATTCCGTATTATGTTATGGATCTGCCCGTTTGTAAGTCCGGATAGCCCTGAATTTCGCGAGTTACAGCAAAAAGGATACCTGATCAAGAAGAAGGGAACTAAGCAAGCCGCTATAATTCCCTGGTGGAATGGATACAGTGCTTGTTATGACTTGAGTAATCCGGCTGCAGCAGAACATTTGAAACAGCAGTTACGCAATATGCAGACGCAATACGGTGTCGATGGTTTTAAATTCGATGCAGGTGATATCGGTCATTATAATGATCCGGAACTAGAGTTTTATGATAAAAAGGCAACATCAGTCGACATGTGCGAATATTGGGCAAAGATAGGGTTAGATTTTCCGTTCAATGAATACCGTGCCGGTTGGAAAATGGGTGGACAGGCTTTGGTTCAACGCTTGGGTGATAAAGATTATTCCTGGAATGCCGTAGGACTTCTTATACCTGATATGATCGCTGCCGGATTATTAGGATACGCATACGCTTGTCCCGATATGATTGGCGGAGGCCAGTTCGGTTCTTTCCTGGGGGTAGATCAGACCAAACTGGATCAGGATTTGATCGTTCGTTCCTGCCAGGTTCACACATTAATGCCTATGATGCAGTTTTCTGTAGCTCCCTGGCGTATTCTCGATGAAAAACATCTGGCTATTTGCCGTGAATATGCCCACTTACATGAGAAAATGGGTAGTTATATCCTGGAACAAGCCCGCAGGTCCGCACAAACAGGTGAGCCTATTCTCCGCCATATGGAATATGCGTTCCCCCATCAGGGATTCGTGGATTGTAAAGACCAGTTTATGCTGGGAGATAAATATTTGGTAGCTCCAATCCTGACCAAAGAACATACTCGTAAAGTAATGTTACCCAAAGGGCAATGGAGAGACGATACAGGTAAGAAATTTCGTGGACCGAAAACAATAGAGGTGGAGGCCCCGCTGGAGAGATTGCCTTGGTTTGAGAAGATCAAATAAAATAAAAGGGACTGCCCGAAAAGTAACTCTTCGTTCTTGAGATTTGAAATCAATCTTAAATAAATAGAGCCGAAATACTTTTTAGACAGTCCCTTTTTATCTATAATATACAAAACAAATATTTATAATTGTACAGAAGTAATAGAAGCCCATCCGTTCAAAATATTATCAGACGGTAAAGACAAAATTATTCCTGGTTGGTTCTTTTTTGTGCTATCTGTTATTCCAACACATAAATAATAATTCCCCGAAGATAGCTCATCCGGGACTCTAAAAGATGAAGTATAAGAATAATTTTTTCCTTTCAACCAATCAGAAGGTTCAACATTCACATCAGTATAAACAAATTTAACTTCTTTAGTCAAAGGATCAAGCAAACTAAAACTTACCTGATATTTATGATTCCAGTTCGGATGACGATTAGGCAAAACTCCTACACCGAAATTAGTCCATACATGTTCAATTTTTAAAGAGTTTTTATCTTGCTGAATCTTTATAGTTAACGGATAAAGTCTGTATCCTCCCAACGTAATAAACTTTTGAACCGGGTCAGGCAACTTCTCAATCCAAAACTTACATTGAGCTGGTACTCTTAAATCATATGTATTAGAGTGAGATACCAAAGCATCTTCCACACCGACAGTCAACGCTTCGCTAAAATTATTTATATTAAAACGTTTTTCTTCTTTAAAATAATCATGATAATTGGTTGTATCAGTTGGAGAGTTAAACCAATAACATCCTTCACCAATGAATGCTTTATCAGGGAACAGTTCATTCAGCATTTTTCTTTCTTCGTCATCAAACCAAAAACTGCCAATGCCATCACGTCGTGGAAGAAATCCCAATTTATCATATACTAAAGGTTTACTGTATTTATAATCGGCAAAAGACAAATTCATGACAGTTAAAATCCTTTTAAAGTTATTTGCATATTCTTCTGTCACTCTTCTCATAACATATTCTCTGTTCCTCTCATCTTTAAGGGTCACACCATGCCCTTCTCCCCATCGTCCTAAACCATAAGCATCAACAAAATCAACAATATCCGGATTATCATACTCTTTTGCAAATGCCCGGATAAAGTTTGTCAATTTTTCAAGAAAAACCGGATCATCATAATAAGGTTGTTTGTCATTCTCTAAAGACATGGGGGGATCCAGCGTTGACTTACATCCTGCTTTATACACAAAATCAGGAACTCCATTATCAAAGAAAATCCGAAATGCTAGTTTTAATCCACGATCTTTAGCTTTCCTGATATAATTTTTATAAGCTTCATTGTGAATCCAAGCATACCGGCCTTCCTCTGGTTCCATGACATTCCATAAAACGCGGATGTACAAAATATTTGAATATGCTGAAGCATTTACAGCATCCATCTCTTCCCAAAATATTTCAGGTGTATAGGGATTATTCTTTCCTCCATTAAAAGACCATCCTTCCTCATACATAACCCACCCCATTGCCGGATTCCTTAATACGCTAACTGTATCAGGTTTGAAAGATATAGATACAGTCTTATGGTTGTTGCAACCGGAAAAAGAAAACAATATGGATGAGAGAATTAGTATATAATAAAATTTCATAATACAATTTCCGATAATATATTAATCCCATATTTTTTATCTTTTGAAATCCACCAGCCGACGTTACCGTTTGCACAACGGATTGCAAAACGATTATCATATTTTAAGCGCTCGGAACCGTCCGGAATCCAAAGTCCAAGGCGATACGTACCTTTACTTAAATCAGCCGGAATTTTCAGGTCGCTCTTCACTTTATGTACAAGAGGGCTACACAGACTATCCCCCGGTTGATAGGGTTGCCAGGTATTTACATCCGCATTAGTCAGACTTGTATAACAAACATTTTCGGCTTCATCAATCAGAACCAGATAAACTGGGTGTTCATTAAACAATGTAGAAAAACCCCGATTAATCAAAGATATTTCAACAGAATTCAAATCTGTAAATGACAGAATGGAAGGAGCTGTCATTTCCTGTAATTCTATCCTATATCCTAAATGATCACGGATATAGTCAAATACATTTCGTTCCGCTGGGGATCCGTCTTTTTTCTTAAAATACGCATCCGAAACTGGCATCTTATTCTCTTTAAGGAAAGTCCTATCTACAGGAGTCTCTTTCCAATACATCATTGAATATTTATCAGGAGCTCCTCTTTCTTTATAATTATGTATTGCACTCAAGGAAGTGTAATGTTGCAAAAATAGTTGTCTTGCTGTTTTCATTCCATCTATAATCCAACCGGGTTCCGGATTATCAGGTCCTTTATTTACACTCCAATTTCCCCAAGGTAACTCCCCATCTACAGGAAGATAAGGAGATTCCCTCACAATTTGATTAAAAAATTCTGTTCCTTCGTGCATACCTCCATCCCACTTATGCGGATCGACAATAATGAAATCATCATGAAAAGAGATCCTGCTATATGCCTTCTCATTCTTTTTCAGAAGATTTTTGTAAGAGGGGACTCTCACTTGTAGCTTTCTATTTTCAGGTGTCATACACAATATATTTTCAAGTATGATCCGTTTTGTCTCTTCAGATTGTTCCAAACCATGAAAAGAACTATGCCATTCTCCCCAGGCTCCAATCATTCCTGCTTGTACGACCTGAATAACATCTTTATTTTTTTCAAGAAATGGTTTTAATTGTTCTGTGTGACAAATGATATCTTCTAGTGTTGGACCAGTTTTCACACGTCCCATAAAATCTGTTTCATAAGCAAAGCGTAAAACAGATTTTTTCCCCAATTTACGCAGCTTATAAAAAAATGTATCCATTACCTGGAAATTTTCGTCTGTAAGTTCTTTACCCACCATTCCGGTCAGATAAAAATAAGTTTGTACCAAAGAAACACTATCTGAAGCATACATTTCAGACTGTTCTTCTAGATAGGAAGTAATATCAGGATATTTCTCCGGTTCCCAAACATAATTTTTGTCAGCAATATCCACTGCAACTTCTAACCGGAAACCACGTTCAGGATTGTATAGCCCTTCTAGACCGGTAGAATCATCAGCATAAATACCTTGATAATAAACAGTCCGTCTTGTATTTGTCTTACATGCTGATAATATCGTTATGATGACTAGTAAAAGGAATGTTTTTGTGTATTTCATGTTTTTTTATTTTAGTAAAATCCGATAATCATTAAAATAATAATTATCGGATTTTTGTTTAGAATTAATAACCAGGATTTTGTTCTATCTGTCCTTTACCTTCATTAATTACACTTTGAGGTAACGGTATACGCTCATAATTTTTATTTACTAAAGTCGTTTGTCCTACTACCTGACACTTGTGTTTAATTGCATCAACATATGATCCATCACGAATTAAATCTTGACGGCGGCAACCCTCAAAGAATAATTCATGGCCTCTCTCTAATAACAATTTATCCAAAAAGTCACGTGTATTCGAAAAATCTGATCTTTGATATTCAGACAAACCTGCTCTTTTTCTGATTTCATTCAACCAATAAAGGGCTTCATCTGTTATCATATTTTGATTACGAACCATTGCCTCAGCATACAATGTAACAGCATCTGCATAACGATATATGATATAATCAGTTTCACTATTTTCCCCTTGAGTACCTACAAAGTCATAGCAGTCATATTTACAGGGAATTGCACCATAATACAATAATTTATCGCTTGAAACTTTATCATTTACTTCGCTATGAGTAGTTCCATCTGTTCCTGTATATGCATAAATAATAGTTTCCAAACGTTTGTCACCCGGTTCAAAAGTATCGAAGAAATCCCAAGATATTTTGTATCCATTCCACTTTGTCAAAGTTTCAGACCCAGGAAAATCATTTGGTAATACATGAGGATGCCATTTATGCTCTTGCGTTCCACGCAAACAATTAACCGCCCAAATTGTCTCCGCATTTTTCTCATTTGCCAATTTAAAAATACTTGCATAATTAGGTTCCAATTTATACCCATATTCAGCTTTTGTCAGTTCACGTCCTAGTTCCTCTGCCTTTGCCCACTGTTGGGTTTGCATATAGAATTTTAATAAAACCATGTTACACAATCCTTTTGTAAAACGTCCATACTCTGAACTTTCTTTTGCATAACTATAAGGTAGAACTGATGCTGCAGCAGTAAGTTCTGTTACAATGAAATTCTGCATTTCTTCTTCAGACAAACGTGGAATAATCTGCTCTTCCAACGGCTTTTTCAAGGTTTCAATATCAGCAATAGGTATTGGTCCATATAAGTCCCACATCGAAAAAGCCAGCCAACCACGAGCACAGTGTAATTCTGCCAGATATTTATTTTTTACATCATCCGATAAATCCATCTTTTCAATACGATCGATAGTCATGGTAATTTTTCCCATATATTTTGCCCATCGCCAATGGTTATCATTATAACTGTTTCCCACACTCCATCGATTATAAAGAATCGGTTCCCAACCGCGCCAAGTACATTCTCCATAATCTGACATTAGATCTGAAACTAGCAATACTCCTGTCGCTATGTTAAACATGCCATCATAGCCATTGTTCATAAATACACTATATGCATTTCCTGTCACCAAAGCTTCTGCATCACTTTCTGTTGTTGGGAATATTCCTCCATTAATAGAATCATATATTTCTGACTCCAACTCGCAACTGGTAAGTCCAAGTGAGAAAGCAGTAATTACTCCACCAAGCAAATAATATTTTATATTCTTCATCTTACTTTCTTATTAAAACGTTACATCAACTCCAAAACTAAAACTTGTCACATTCGGATATGAATATTGATTTCCTTCTGTTTCAGGATCCAATCCATTCCAGTTTGTTATTACAAACGGATTATTTACATCTGCATACACTCGAATACTATTCAATATATTTTTGGACACAGGAATTGTATATCCTAAAGTAATATTACGACAACGAATATAAGAGATCTTCTTATAGAAATAGTCTCCTGTACCATTGTCACCGACATTGAAAAT
This is a stretch of genomic DNA from Parabacteroides chongii. It encodes these proteins:
- a CDS encoding RagB/SusD family nutrient uptake outer membrane protein, whose product is MKNIKYYLLGGVITAFSLGLTSCELESEIYDSINGGIFPTTESDAEALVTGNAYSVFMNNGYDGMFNIATGVLLVSDLMSDYGECTWRGWEPILYNRWSVGNSYNDNHWRWAKYMGKITMTIDRIEKMDLSDDVKNKYLAELHCARGWLAFSMWDLYGPIPIADIETLKKPLEEQIIPRLSEEEMQNFIVTELTAAASVLPYSYAKESSEYGRFTKGLCNMVLLKFYMQTQQWAKAEELGRELTKAEYGYKLEPNYASIFKLANEKNAETIWAVNCLRGTQEHKWHPHVLPNDFPGSETLTKWNGYKISWDFFDTFEPGDKRLETIIYAYTGTDGTTHSEVNDKVSSDKLLYYGAIPCKYDCYDFVGTQGENSETDYIIYRYADAVTLYAEAMVRNQNMITDEALYWLNEIRKRAGLSEYQRSDFSNTRDFLDKLLLERGHELFFEGCRRQDLIRDGSYVDAIKHKCQVVGQTTLVNKNYERIPLPQSVINEGKGQIEQNPGY